A genome region from Akkermansiaceae bacterium includes the following:
- a CDS encoding MCE family protein, translating into MSKKASSTMIGLFTLVGLLIVAAALVLLGAGKYFEKTHKVLLYFDKSVNGLQVGSDVRFGGVGIGRVSSISVIIDPAGNRKIIPVVVELTAKDLKSVGGAGAGTLDFSTKAGVAMAVRQGLRAGMKQQSLVTGQLYIEFDIVPNVQGFTYAQPGEPEYPVVPTIPTEIDELISGITDGLKKINDLDLGGLIMEMRDVLKGAKEQIGGLDLKEMNENLTAITSDVREITSDGRIKESLANLDQALKDIREISAKGNENMEPLLADIREVAEKTKVSLDQIEKATAELSKVTDPRSPLLLDFQNLLHETEAASRTLRELSNDLKRNPGSLLRGKKSE; encoded by the coding sequence ATGAGCAAGAAAGCCAGTTCCACGATGATAGGCCTGTTCACTTTGGTGGGCTTGCTCATCGTCGCCGCCGCCCTGGTGCTGCTGGGCGCTGGGAAATACTTCGAGAAGACGCACAAGGTGCTCCTCTATTTCGACAAAAGCGTCAACGGCCTCCAAGTCGGTTCCGATGTGCGCTTCGGCGGGGTTGGCATCGGAAGGGTTTCCTCCATCAGCGTGATCATCGATCCCGCGGGCAACCGCAAGATCATCCCGGTCGTCGTCGAGCTAACCGCGAAAGACCTGAAAAGCGTGGGCGGGGCCGGAGCCGGGACGCTTGATTTCTCCACCAAGGCGGGGGTGGCGATGGCGGTCAGGCAGGGGCTGCGTGCCGGGATGAAACAGCAGAGCCTTGTCACCGGCCAGCTCTACATCGAGTTTGACATAGTGCCGAATGTTCAGGGCTTCACCTACGCGCAGCCGGGCGAGCCCGAATATCCTGTCGTCCCCACCATACCCACGGAGATCGACGAGCTGATTTCAGGCATCACCGACGGGCTGAAAAAGATCAACGACCTGGATCTCGGCGGATTGATCATGGAAATGCGCGATGTGCTCAAAGGGGCGAAGGAGCAGATCGGCGGGCTGGATCTCAAGGAAATGAATGAGAACCTCACCGCCATCACCAGCGATGTCCGGGAAATCACCTCGGACGGCCGAATCAAGGAATCCCTCGCGAACCTCGATCAGGCGCTCAAGGATATCCGGGAAATCAGCGCCAAGGGCAATGAGAACATGGAACCCTTGTTGGCCGATATCCGTGAGGTTGCCGAAAAAACCAAGGTAAGCCTCGACCAGATCGAGAAGGCGACGGCAGAGCTTTCCAAGGTGACGGATCCAAGGTCTCCGCTGCTGCTGGATTTCCAGAACCTGCTCCACGAGACGGAGGCCGCATCCCGCACGCTGCGGGAGCTTTCCAACGACCTGAAACGCAACCCGGGCAGCCTGCTGCGCGGCAAGAAATCCGAATGA
- a CDS encoding squalene/phytoene synthase family protein, with the protein MESASEITWKAKSNLAFALRILPKDRRDDTVIFYAFCRTVDDIADDARVPKEERRKALREWEDGIRKGFSDGHGLGKELEQMMARRGIPAEWLLDIVAGCGMDLEVQRFQGWEELSRYNWKVAGVVGLVCTRIFGCVHADSDKYAELLGNALQLTNILRDVGEDLANGGRIYLPINDLIRFQYSERDLIGKVYDGRFLALMSYEAERAEHLFAEAEKIMPEVDRAALVPARIMAEIYRALLGKMRDGKFQVFSKRYSVSKARKLAILSKHLIAARRRNE; encoded by the coding sequence GTGGAAAGCGCCTCTGAGATCACCTGGAAGGCGAAGTCGAACCTGGCGTTCGCGCTGCGGATCCTGCCCAAGGACAGGCGTGATGACACGGTGATTTTCTATGCCTTCTGCCGGACGGTGGATGACATCGCGGATGATGCGAGGGTGCCGAAGGAGGAGAGGCGGAAGGCTCTCCGGGAGTGGGAGGATGGGATACGGAAAGGTTTTTCCGATGGCCATGGTCTCGGCAAGGAGCTGGAGCAAATGATGGCGCGGCGGGGGATACCGGCGGAGTGGCTGCTGGATATCGTGGCGGGCTGCGGGATGGATCTGGAGGTGCAGCGTTTCCAGGGATGGGAGGAGCTTTCCAGATACAACTGGAAGGTGGCCGGCGTGGTCGGGCTGGTGTGCACGCGGATTTTCGGCTGCGTGCATGCGGATTCCGACAAGTATGCGGAGCTGCTGGGCAATGCGCTGCAACTCACCAACATACTCCGCGATGTCGGCGAGGATCTGGCGAACGGAGGACGCATCTACCTGCCGATCAACGACCTGATCCGCTTTCAATACTCCGAGCGCGATCTCATCGGGAAAGTGTATGACGGCCGTTTTCTCGCGCTCATGTCCTACGAGGCGGAGCGGGCGGAGCATCTCTTCGCGGAGGCGGAGAAAATCATGCCTGAGGTGGATCGGGCGGCGCTCGTCCCCGCGAGGATCATGGCGGAAATCTACCGGGCTCTCCTGGGCAAGATGCGGGACGGCAAATTCCAGGTTTTCTCGAAGCGTTATTCTGTTTCAAAAGCCCGCAAACTGGCTATCCTCTCGAAACATCTGATTGCCGCGAGGCGAAGGAACGAATAA
- a CDS encoding membrane integrity-associated transporter subunit PqiC: MKIPALTLAFLLTACTVFQPVSDSPVRHLLDSPIVSRTPVSAAPAVAIARPSLPPYMDRSELITRTGDGRLEIHEKDLWSEPLDAGIARVMADNLRRLTGSTNIQPSGNFITRDYSSLVEIRIERFDPEPDGSLLLECTWKLQPIGGGDAAPKSFRTSVPITESTDAKAAKLSVRVKAMNEALARLSRAITRSL, from the coding sequence ATGAAAATCCCAGCCTTGACCCTAGCGTTCCTCCTGACCGCCTGCACCGTGTTCCAGCCTGTTTCCGACAGCCCTGTGCGACATTTGCTGGATTCCCCGATCGTATCCCGCACGCCGGTTTCCGCTGCGCCCGCCGTAGCCATAGCCCGCCCCTCGCTCCCGCCTTACATGGACCGCAGCGAGCTCATCACCCGCACCGGGGATGGCAGGCTGGAGATCCATGAAAAAGATCTCTGGTCAGAGCCACTCGATGCGGGCATCGCCCGTGTCATGGCGGACAACCTGCGCCGCCTCACCGGCTCGACGAACATCCAGCCATCGGGCAATTTCATAACCCGGGACTACAGCTCGCTCGTGGAGATCCGCATCGAGCGTTTCGATCCGGAGCCGGACGGCTCGCTGCTTCTGGAGTGCACCTGGAAGCTTCAGCCCATAGGCGGCGGTGATGCTGCTCCGAAGTCCTTCCGCACATCCGTCCCCATCACCGAGTCGACGGATGCCAAGGCCGCCAAGCTGTCCGTCCGTGTCAAGGCGATGAACGAGGCGCTGGCACGCCTTTCCCGGGCGATCACTCGCAGCCTGTGA
- a CDS encoding ATP-binding cassette domain-containing protein, whose amino-acid sequence MGKVDPSAKISVRGLTMSYGDFVVMEDLNFDVMDKDIFVIMGGSGCGKSTLLRHMIGLKEPARGAVYHDGHDFTAADAAGRLSFIRRFGVMYQSGALWSSMTLAENIAMPLEEHTDLGAAEIRDLAAYKLALVGLSGYEDYYPAQVSGGMNKRAGIARAMALDPDVLFLDEPGAGLDPLSSSRLDELILSLRDSLGSTFVIVTHELASIFAIANNSVFLDTETRKQGATGDPGELRERSDNEAVRIFLSRGDTSANRRQA is encoded by the coding sequence ATGGGAAAAGTCGATCCAAGCGCAAAGATTTCCGTCCGGGGCCTGACCATGTCCTACGGGGATTTTGTGGTGATGGAAGACCTCAACTTCGATGTTATGGACAAGGACATCTTCGTCATCATGGGGGGCAGCGGCTGCGGGAAAAGCACCTTGCTACGGCACATGATAGGCCTGAAGGAGCCGGCGCGGGGCGCGGTGTACCACGATGGCCACGACTTCACCGCCGCGGATGCCGCCGGGCGACTGTCCTTCATCCGTCGATTCGGGGTCATGTACCAATCCGGTGCCTTGTGGTCTTCGATGACACTTGCGGAAAACATCGCAATGCCCTTGGAGGAACACACGGATCTCGGCGCGGCGGAGATCCGTGATCTGGCCGCCTACAAGCTCGCTCTCGTCGGGCTCTCCGGCTATGAGGATTACTATCCGGCGCAGGTCAGCGGCGGGATGAACAAGCGGGCGGGGATCGCCCGTGCGATGGCCTTGGATCCGGATGTCCTCTTCCTCGACGAACCCGGTGCCGGGCTCGATCCGCTGAGTTCGAGCCGCCTCGATGAGCTGATCCTGAGCCTGCGGGACTCGCTTGGATCCACCTTTGTGATCGTCACCCACGAGCTGGCCAGCATTTTTGCAATCGCCAACAACTCGGTTTTCCTGGATACAGAAACTAGGAAACAGGGTGCGACCGGTGATCCCGGAGAACTTCGGGAGCGGTCTGACAACGAGGCCGTGCGCATTTTCCTGAGCCGCGGCGATACATCAGCCAACCGCAGACAAGCATGA
- a CDS encoding ABC transporter permease — MNSDKADRSIPPRAVWESAGGVLSLTLAGDWMAGGKPEITGDAVGAWPDEIKAERLGSFDSTLPAYLLGKLRESGVKEPVFDGLPENLRKLLELATKVPERSEAKSRGAAPHGLGRLGAGASAAWGALLAMLEFVGDAVLAMLRFFTGRARFRSGDFWAVVQDCGVDALPIVALISFLIGMILAFVGNVQLASFGASLYVADLVGIAMVREMGVMMTAIIMSGRTGASFAAHIGSMNANQEIDALKTFGFNPFDYLVLPRLFALVLMMPILTVYSNVIGILGGMLVAAWVGIPPQLFWTEMLTTVDLTQASLGVFKSVFFGAAIAISGCMQGMNSGSSSSAVGQATTRAVVASITSVIILDSAFAVIFTLLDI; from the coding sequence ATGAACAGCGACAAGGCGGACAGATCCATACCACCGCGAGCCGTTTGGGAAAGTGCAGGCGGTGTTCTTTCGCTGACCCTTGCGGGCGATTGGATGGCGGGTGGCAAACCTGAGATCACTGGAGATGCGGTAGGCGCTTGGCCGGATGAAATCAAGGCAGAGCGGCTCGGCTCCTTCGACTCGACCTTGCCTGCCTACCTATTGGGCAAGCTCCGTGAATCCGGGGTGAAAGAACCGGTTTTCGACGGGCTGCCTGAGAATCTGCGCAAGCTCCTTGAGCTTGCCACCAAGGTGCCTGAAAGGAGCGAGGCGAAATCCCGCGGCGCGGCGCCCCATGGTCTGGGGCGGCTCGGCGCGGGCGCAAGCGCTGCGTGGGGGGCGCTGCTAGCCATGCTGGAGTTCGTCGGCGATGCCGTTCTGGCGATGCTTCGGTTTTTCACCGGGCGGGCACGTTTCCGCAGCGGCGATTTCTGGGCAGTCGTGCAGGATTGCGGGGTCGACGCCCTGCCCATCGTGGCGCTCATCAGTTTCCTCATCGGCATGATACTGGCGTTCGTTGGGAACGTGCAGTTGGCGAGCTTCGGAGCCAGTCTCTACGTCGCGGATCTGGTGGGGATCGCGATGGTGCGGGAAATGGGGGTGATGATGACAGCCATCATCATGAGCGGCCGCACCGGCGCATCCTTCGCCGCCCACATCGGCAGCATGAACGCAAACCAGGAGATCGATGCGCTCAAGACCTTCGGCTTCAATCCCTTCGACTACCTTGTGCTGCCGAGGCTTTTCGCGCTGGTGCTGATGATGCCCATCCTGACAGTGTATTCGAACGTGATCGGCATACTCGGGGGGATGCTGGTGGCGGCGTGGGTGGGGATCCCACCGCAGCTTTTCTGGACGGAAATGCTGACCACGGTGGATCTCACCCAGGCTTCCCTGGGCGTTTTCAAGAGTGTCTTTTTCGGTGCGGCGATCGCGATTTCCGGGTGTATGCAGGGAATGAATTCCGGCTCATCCTCCTCGGCCGTGGGACAGGCGACGACACGGGCGGTCGTCGCTTCCATCACCTCCGTCATCATCCTGGACTCCGCATTTGCGGTCATTTTCACCTTGCTGGACATCTGA
- a CDS encoding glycosyltransferase has protein sequence MLATIAFAIYLACCAGMLLYGINCYVLVFLFKKTSARKNPRRHLAELPKVTTQLPIYNELNVAARALRAIAAFDYPAHLHQIQVLDDSTDETRTLIDRTAAELRENGIWIDVLRREIRTGYKAGALADAMPAAHGEFIAIFDADFVPAPDFLKQLLPHFTTEKTALVQARWDHLNRDASLLTRAQCIGIDGHFGIEQPARCGNRLFLNFNGTAGIWRRSAIDDAGGWTADTLTEDLDLSYRAQLKGWHLEYVPEITVPAEIPETYSAFKSQQFRWAKGSIQTAIKLLPQIFRSDLTAFAKIQTVFHLCAYGMHALMLAVALLALPAIAYLGGGIPPYILVIFIIPLLAATLGPSVLYMVSQHSLRPADWKKTILLLPALVLLGFGICISNTRAVLEAILGIRSGFVRTPKRGENTSNNYAPSASLVPLLEISAAAYCALTLVIYARHGEFGILPFLTLYAAGFALVGICSLREQFDARKA, from the coding sequence ATGCTCGCCACCATCGCCTTCGCAATCTACCTCGCCTGCTGCGCGGGGATGCTGCTCTACGGCATCAACTGCTACGTCCTCGTCTTCCTCTTCAAGAAAACCTCCGCCAGAAAAAATCCCCGCCGCCACCTCGCCGAGCTCCCGAAAGTCACCACCCAGCTCCCCATCTACAACGAGCTCAACGTCGCCGCCCGCGCCCTCCGCGCCATCGCCGCCTTCGACTACCCCGCCCACCTCCACCAGATCCAGGTGCTCGACGACTCCACTGACGAGACCCGCACCCTCATCGACCGAACCGCCGCCGAGCTGCGCGAAAATGGCATCTGGATCGATGTCCTGCGCCGCGAGATCCGCACCGGCTACAAGGCGGGCGCACTCGCCGATGCCATGCCCGCCGCCCACGGCGAGTTCATCGCCATCTTCGACGCGGATTTTGTCCCGGCTCCCGACTTCCTGAAACAACTCCTCCCCCATTTCACCACGGAGAAAACCGCCCTCGTGCAGGCTCGCTGGGATCACCTCAACCGCGATGCCTCGCTGCTCACCCGTGCCCAATGCATCGGCATAGACGGCCACTTCGGCATCGAGCAACCCGCCCGCTGCGGCAACAGGCTCTTTCTCAATTTCAACGGCACGGCCGGAATCTGGCGGCGCTCCGCCATCGACGACGCCGGCGGCTGGACCGCCGACACGCTGACCGAAGACCTCGACCTCTCCTACCGCGCCCAGCTGAAAGGCTGGCACCTTGAATACGTCCCGGAAATCACGGTTCCCGCAGAGATCCCGGAAACCTACTCCGCGTTCAAAAGCCAGCAGTTCCGTTGGGCGAAAGGATCCATCCAGACAGCCATCAAGCTCCTCCCGCAGATTTTCCGCTCCGACCTCACAGCCTTCGCCAAGATCCAGACCGTCTTCCACCTCTGTGCCTACGGGATGCACGCCCTGATGCTCGCCGTCGCCCTCCTCGCCCTGCCAGCCATCGCCTACCTCGGCGGCGGGATCCCACCATACATCCTCGTCATTTTCATCATCCCTCTCCTAGCCGCCACCCTCGGCCCATCCGTGCTGTACATGGTCAGCCAGCACTCGCTACGCCCCGCCGATTGGAAGAAGACCATCCTGCTGCTTCCCGCCCTGGTTCTGTTAGGCTTCGGGATCTGCATCTCCAACACCCGCGCCGTCCTCGAGGCCATCCTCGGCATACGCAGCGGATTCGTCCGCACACCCAAGCGCGGTGAGAACACCTCGAATAACTACGCCCCCTCCGCCAGCCTGGTGCCGCTGCTGGAAATTTCCGCCGCCGCCTATTGTGCCCTCACCCTCGTCATCTACGCCCGCCACGGCGAGTTCGGCATCCTCCCTTTCCTAACCCTCTACGCCGCAGGCTTCGCCCTCGTCGGCATCTGCAGCCTCCGCGAACAGTTCGATGCAAGGAAAGCCTGA
- a CDS encoding prepilin-type N-terminal cleavage/methylation domain-containing protein, giving the protein MISARIPSAYGKRNPNPGFTLVELLIVIGIVAVLALISILAARKFMNKAMETKSLNTIRQVATANMAYAQENNGEINVVRVDSETQVERRPGRGYVADSFWGRITPYLFSDIAYSSANQPKLAADIKQRLLTFHGTTNINTMAKTFQRDVPIYGGDGSGIKVPYTFSTYLAPWNRIVKTSTVADPAQTAYMTFGSYRFNENDMSEYSPHVSPRIPQKRVDFFSNRKAAIIFLDGHLEMVGTPMPKRRFGQ; this is encoded by the coding sequence ATGATATCCGCAAGAATCCCTTCCGCATACGGAAAGCGCAATCCGAACCCAGGATTCACCCTGGTTGAGCTTCTCATAGTGATCGGCATCGTCGCCGTGCTGGCCTTGATCAGCATCCTCGCCGCAAGAAAATTCATGAACAAGGCGATGGAAACCAAGTCCCTCAACACGATTCGCCAGGTCGCCACCGCGAACATGGCCTACGCCCAGGAAAACAACGGCGAGATCAACGTGGTGCGTGTGGATTCGGAAACCCAGGTCGAACGCAGGCCAGGCCGCGGATATGTTGCGGACTCCTTCTGGGGCAGGATCACACCGTATCTCTTCTCCGACATCGCATATTCAAGCGCAAACCAACCCAAGCTGGCCGCCGACATCAAGCAGCGGCTGCTCACCTTCCACGGCACCACGAATATCAATACGATGGCGAAAACCTTCCAGAGGGACGTGCCGATCTACGGGGGCGACGGCTCCGGCATCAAGGTTCCCTACACATTCAGCACCTATCTCGCCCCATGGAACAGGATCGTCAAGACATCCACCGTCGCTGACCCCGCCCAAACAGCCTACATGACGTTCGGTTCCTACCGTTTCAACGAGAACGACATGTCCGAATACAGCCCGCATGTATCGCCCCGCATCCCTCAAAAACGGGTCGATTTCTTCAGCAACCGCAAGGCGGCCATCATCTTCCTCGACGGGCACCTTGAAATGGTCGGCACCCCCATGCCGAAACGCCGTTTCGGCCAGTAG
- a CDS encoding NAD(P)-binding domain-containing protein translates to MLSQTKRYTRWLHGKWPAGGVEKSPAANADGTCNLLGVRIVGDLSGVPLLKFSADSGARAVQAILGEKDFEKGGDTLDLAIIGAGVSGISAAIEASKAGLNYRIFESAEAFSTIRNFPRKKPIYAYPTAMTPAGDMRFESDVKENLLTELEKQQQEYRIETTQAAIEKISRSGGLLKLHMKGEEPVTAKRVIIAIGRTGNFRKLDVPGEGLEKVSNRLIDASTFSGKRVLVVGGGDSAMEAAISLAEEGASVDLSYRKKEFARPKPENTRKLRSLEAAGTITLHMGTNVQEIGENEVTLCGEDGCYKVLENDHVFTLIGREAPLDFFRKSGIHVTGDRGARWWLSLAGFGLLMVFLYHLKAYVDFLGINGTNLWPVFQSRGWFPFNIPVIGGENGLLRTTLNTAANDPGFVFALIYTAVIVIFGIRRVRRRKTPYVKLQTATLAAFQVIPLFLLPYILFPWMGANGAFTSGGLGEWFGMTFLSNGPGTEPTQYWRAFGFILAWPLFIYNIFTEAPLWGWLILGFVQTFVIIPLIVWRWGKGAYCGWICSCGAMAETLGDQHRHKMPHGPKWNKLNMLGQAILALALAVLLLRIAGWVFPQAGINGIVMGLTEKWSPFSYKYMIDLWLAGAIGYGLYFHFSGRVWCRFACPLAALMHIYARFTRFRIFADKDKCISCNACTTVCHQGIDVMAFANKGKPMEDPQCVRCSACVQSCPTGVLDFGRFGSKGEKIFDTLPASLVNLAERRKPK, encoded by the coding sequence ATGCTTTCCCAAACCAAGAGATACACCCGATGGCTCCACGGAAAATGGCCCGCCGGCGGCGTCGAGAAATCCCCCGCCGCCAACGCCGACGGCACCTGCAACCTCCTTGGTGTCCGCATCGTCGGAGACCTCAGCGGTGTCCCCTTGCTGAAATTTTCCGCCGACTCCGGGGCACGCGCAGTGCAAGCCATCCTCGGGGAAAAGGATTTCGAAAAAGGCGGTGACACGCTCGATCTCGCCATCATCGGCGCTGGCGTTTCCGGAATTTCTGCCGCCATCGAGGCCTCCAAAGCCGGGCTGAACTACAGGATCTTCGAATCCGCCGAGGCCTTCTCCACGATCCGGAATTTCCCCCGCAAGAAACCGATCTACGCCTATCCCACCGCGATGACCCCGGCCGGTGACATGCGTTTCGAGTCCGACGTGAAGGAAAACCTGCTAACAGAACTCGAAAAGCAGCAACAGGAATACCGCATCGAGACCACCCAGGCCGCCATCGAAAAGATATCCCGCTCCGGCGGCTTGCTGAAACTCCACATGAAGGGCGAGGAGCCCGTCACAGCGAAGCGCGTCATCATCGCCATCGGGCGCACCGGGAATTTCCGCAAGCTCGATGTCCCGGGCGAAGGACTCGAAAAGGTCTCCAACCGCCTCATCGATGCATCGACGTTCTCCGGCAAGCGCGTCCTCGTGGTAGGCGGCGGTGACTCGGCGATGGAGGCCGCGATCTCGCTGGCGGAAGAGGGGGCGAGCGTCGATCTCTCCTACCGGAAAAAGGAATTCGCACGTCCCAAGCCGGAAAACACCCGGAAACTCAGGAGCCTTGAAGCGGCCGGGACAATCACCCTCCACATGGGCACCAACGTCCAGGAGATCGGAGAAAACGAAGTCACCCTTTGCGGCGAGGACGGATGCTACAAGGTTCTGGAAAACGACCATGTCTTCACCCTCATAGGGCGCGAGGCACCTCTGGATTTTTTCCGGAAATCCGGCATCCATGTCACCGGGGACCGTGGTGCCAGGTGGTGGCTCTCGCTGGCCGGATTCGGCCTGCTGATGGTCTTCCTCTACCACCTCAAGGCCTATGTCGATTTCCTAGGGATCAACGGCACGAACCTCTGGCCCGTTTTCCAATCGCGCGGCTGGTTCCCATTCAACATACCCGTCATCGGCGGTGAAAACGGACTCCTGCGAACCACCCTGAACACCGCCGCCAACGATCCCGGCTTCGTCTTCGCGCTCATCTACACCGCCGTCATCGTAATCTTCGGCATCCGCCGTGTCAGGCGCAGGAAAACCCCTTACGTGAAGCTCCAGACCGCCACCCTCGCCGCATTCCAGGTGATCCCCCTTTTCCTGCTCCCATACATCCTTTTCCCATGGATGGGCGCGAACGGTGCCTTCACCAGCGGCGGCCTCGGCGAGTGGTTCGGCATGACCTTCCTCTCCAACGGCCCGGGCACCGAGCCCACCCAATACTGGCGCGCCTTCGGCTTCATCCTCGCGTGGCCGCTTTTCATCTACAACATCTTCACCGAAGCGCCGCTATGGGGCTGGCTCATCCTCGGCTTCGTCCAGACCTTCGTCATCATCCCGCTCATCGTCTGGCGCTGGGGAAAAGGCGCCTATTGCGGCTGGATCTGCTCCTGTGGGGCGATGGCCGAGACCCTCGGCGACCAACACCGCCACAAGATGCCGCACGGCCCGAAGTGGAACAAACTCAACATGCTCGGCCAGGCCATCCTCGCACTCGCCCTGGCCGTTCTACTCCTTCGCATCGCCGGCTGGGTATTCCCGCAGGCCGGCATCAACGGAATCGTCATGGGGCTCACGGAAAAATGGTCCCCGTTTTCCTACAAATACATGATCGACCTCTGGCTCGCGGGAGCCATCGGCTACGGCCTCTACTTCCATTTCTCCGGCCGCGTCTGGTGCCGCTTCGCCTGCCCGCTCGCCGCGCTGATGCACATCTACGCGCGCTTCACCCGCTTCCGCATCTTCGCCGACAAGGACAAGTGCATCTCCTGCAACGCCTGCACCACCGTCTGCCACCAGGGCATCGATGTCATGGCCTTCGCCAACAAGGGCAAACCCATGGAAGACCCCCAGTGCGTCCGTTGCTCCGCCTGCGTCCAAAGCTGCCCCACCGGTGTCCTCGACTTCGGCCGCTTCGGGAGCAAGGGCGAGAAAATCTTCGACACCCTCCCCGCCTCCCTAGTCAACCTTGCCGAACGGAGAAAACCCAAATAA
- the lepB gene encoding signal peptidase I, with product MFFTPAWKKNAKLLVKGAKKFVDYKRDLLAPERVDEIESRRKDLADAIRLKDTSKVAEASKQLRATCDNALPREKPQDWFQENVEVMFVAIVIALGLRAYYLQPFRIPTGSMQPTLNGIVGKQQPEAEWPSFPVRMIEWALKGRSYVKVVNDADRNLKLMLTDDGLVTDARDFQWWHFFSRSNLYSLNEKPLKLPAPSTPSYDAGLRAALGEAAKNGGLLKKGQVLLEGFIDTGDLVLVDKFSYHFRKPERGEVFVFDTIGIKGIKDWSGPQGGGSHYIKRLVGVPGDTLSIRKPDLLVDGKIALEPGIRRVAEGKPPFGEDHEGYHPAERRGSTRRIYIASPEDVLELAKEKARPGFREYAAMGDNTGNSLDSRYWGTVKEFNLVGPALFSLWPIDTGHWGFIK from the coding sequence ATGTTTTTCACGCCCGCCTGGAAAAAGAACGCGAAGCTCCTTGTGAAAGGGGCGAAGAAATTCGTGGATTACAAGAGGGATCTGCTTGCCCCGGAGCGGGTGGATGAGATCGAGTCCCGGCGGAAAGACCTAGCGGATGCGATACGGCTCAAGGATACCTCGAAGGTGGCGGAAGCCTCCAAGCAACTCCGTGCGACCTGCGACAACGCCCTGCCTCGCGAGAAACCGCAGGATTGGTTCCAGGAAAATGTCGAGGTGATGTTCGTGGCGATCGTGATCGCGCTGGGGTTGCGCGCGTATTACCTGCAGCCGTTCCGCATCCCTACGGGCTCGATGCAGCCTACGCTCAACGGCATCGTCGGCAAGCAGCAGCCGGAGGCGGAATGGCCTTCGTTCCCCGTGAGGATGATCGAGTGGGCGCTCAAGGGGAGGAGCTATGTGAAGGTGGTGAACGATGCCGACAGGAACCTGAAGCTGATGCTCACCGATGACGGCCTTGTGACGGATGCACGGGACTTCCAGTGGTGGCATTTTTTCAGCAGATCCAACCTATACAGCCTCAACGAAAAGCCGCTCAAGCTGCCCGCTCCCTCGACCCCTTCCTATGACGCGGGGCTGCGCGCCGCCCTCGGCGAGGCGGCGAAGAATGGTGGATTGCTTAAAAAGGGGCAAGTGCTCCTGGAGGGATTCATCGACACCGGGGATCTGGTGCTGGTCGACAAGTTCTCCTACCATTTCCGCAAGCCGGAACGCGGCGAGGTTTTCGTTTTCGATACGATAGGCATCAAGGGGATCAAGGACTGGAGCGGGCCGCAGGGTGGGGGATCACACTACATCAAGCGGCTTGTCGGGGTGCCGGGGGATACGCTTTCGATCAGGAAACCGGATCTGCTTGTGGATGGGAAAATCGCGCTGGAGCCGGGGATACGGCGTGTCGCGGAGGGCAAGCCGCCTTTCGGGGAGGATCACGAAGGCTACCATCCGGCCGAGCGGCGCGGGAGCACGCGCAGGATTTACATCGCAAGCCCCGAGGATGTTCTCGAACTCGCCAAGGAAAAGGCCAGGCCCGGTTTCCGGGAGTATGCGGCGATGGGGGACAACACCGGCAACTCGCTCGACTCGCGCTACTGGGGGACGGTGAAGGAATTCAACCTTGTCGGCCCGGCGCTGTTCTCGCTGTGGCCGATCGATACGGGGCATTGGGGATTCATTAAGTGA